The following proteins are co-located in the Paralichthys olivaceus isolate ysfri-2021 chromosome 10, ASM2471397v2, whole genome shotgun sequence genome:
- the gja3 gene encoding gap junction alpha-3 protein: MGDWSFLGRLLENAQEHSTVIGKVWLTVLFIFRILVLGAAAEEVWGDEQSDFTCNTQQPGCENVCYDEAFPISHIRFWVLQIIFVSTPTLIYLGHVLHIVRMEEKRKEKEEELRKANRFQEEKELLYRNGGDAGGGGGGGSGKKEKPPIRDEHGKIRIRGALLRTYVFNIIFKTLFEVGFILGQYFLYGFQLRPLYKCARWPCPNTVDCFISRPTEKTIFIIFMLVVACVSLLLNLLEIYHLGWKKVKQGMTNEFAPDRGSLRCVNIAEPECLASGSRTAPSSLSYPPNYTDVTAGSGAFLPPMGPAAVPSAAEFKMDDLQQKESLRQPSPSSHYYISNNNNHRLATQQNWANLATEQQTREMKAASPSPSPSSTTSTDNEQQQPPVDAALLLPTSNTTSNTNITNTTATAASSSSSSSPGATSNAGSWGGGKSEQEEGHVTTTTVELHEPPVMVSTDPRRLSRASKSSSVRARPSDLAV; this comes from the coding sequence ATGGGCGACTGGAGCTTTCTGGGGCGGCTGTTGGAGAACGCTCAGGAGCACTCGACGGTTATCGGCAAAGTCTGGCTGActgtcctcttcatcttcagaATCCTGGTGCTGGGGGCCGCGGCTGAAGAGGTCTGGGGCGACGAGCAGTCCGACTTCACCTGCAACACCCAGCAGCCCGGTTGCGAGAACGTCTGCTACGACGAGGCCTTCCCAATTTCGCACATCCGCTTCTGGGTGCTGCAGATCATCTTCGTGTCCACGCCGACCCTCATCTACCTGGGCCACGTGCTGCACATAGTCCGCATGGAGGAGAAgcggaaagagaaggaggaggagttgcGCAAGGCGAACAGGttccaggaggagaaagaactCCTTTATAGAAACGGTGGagatgctggaggaggaggaggaggaggcagcggcAAGAAGGAGAAGCCGCCAATCAGGGATGAACATGGCAAAATCCGCATCAGAGGCGCACTGCTGCGCACTTATGTGTTCAACATTATTTTCAAGACCCTGTTTGAAGTGGGATTCATTTTGGGCCAGTATTTCCTCTATGGCTTCCAGCTGAGGCCCCTGTACAAGTGTGCACGTTGGCCCTGCCCCAACACCGTTGACTGCTTCATATCGAGGCCCACTGAAAAGactatttttattatatttatgctTGTGGTGGCTTGCGTGTCTCTTTTGCTGAATTTGTTAGAGATCTATCACCTTGGATGGAAGAAAGTTAAACAGGGCATGACAAACGAGTTTGCCCCCGATCGCGGGTCGCTGCGCTGCGTCAACATAGCGGAGCCTGAGTGTTTGGCCTCGGGCTCCAGAACTGCCCCATCCAGCCTCAGCTACCCTCCCAACTACACAGATGTTACGGCGGGCAGCGGGGCGTTCCTGCCACCCATGGGGCCCGCAGCTGTGCCCTCGGCAGCAGAGTTCAAGATGGACGACCTCCAGCAAAAGGAGTCCCTCCGCCAGCCCTCGCCCTCTTCCCATTACTacatcagcaacaacaacaaccacaggcTGGCCACGCAGCAGAACTGGGCCAATCTGGCCACCGAGCAGCAGACTCGGGAGATGAAGGCCGCCTCCCCTTCCCCATCCCCCTCTTCCACCACCAGCACCGacaatgagcagcagcagccgcccgTCGATGCTGCGCTGCTCCTGCCCACCAGCAACACCACCAGTAACACCAACATCACCAACACAACCGCGACTGccgcctccagcagcagcagcagcagcccaggCGCCACCTCCAACGCGGGCAGCTGGGGCGGGGGGAAGAGCGAGCAGGAGGAAGGTCACGTGACCACCACCACGGTGGAGCTGCACGAGCCTCCAGTAATGGTCAGCACAGACCCTCGGCGGCTCAGTCGGGCCAGCAAGAGCAGCAGCGTCAGGGCCAGGCCGAGCGACCTGGCTGTTTGA